From Daucus carota subsp. sativus chromosome 6, DH1 v3.0, whole genome shotgun sequence:
GGTTCATATATAAACTTCATATTACTACCTCACTGTTGGGACACTCATAACTAACTCGTAGCACCACACTCTCTAAATGAAATATTAATCTACCAAAAGGTTAAAGCAAACAGATAAATGAAGTTTTTGATCATTCAACTGTCAAGTaaacattcatatatatatttagaagctaccTTAGGCGTCTTGTTTAGCTTCATGTTCGCTTCCTCCAGAGTCTTTTGGCCTTTCCTGGAGTTGCAACGGGCACATGCAGTCACCTGTTATacacaaaacataaaacattacACCATGATTATAAAATTGAAGTATTGTAAACCACGTCAATGACAAATTTTACTGGAATCTATCAATAGAATACCGTGCAAAAATATTGCAGAACTGCCTTTTTTAGGGTAATTTAAGAAATTTTCTGTCGATTAACAGAAATTATGAGGCAGTTTCTTTATATAATAAGTGGTTGATCaaagattaaaatattaaattcttctGGCATAAATGGCATGTCAGACTTAATCCTTTATGGAACTTTTATATTATCATACCAGGTTTTCCCATGTCCATTCCCCACCTAGCGCAATTGGAATTACATGGTCAATTGTCAGGTTTTCAGTCGAAGAACAGTACCTGTTGCCAAGAGTAATAACATTATTACTAAGTACACTACTTTTCACACAAAGCTATGATACTACAGAATTGATCTATTTGATAGGAACACGTGCAGCCTGTAATTATTTCATAATAGCTGGTTCATCATAATATCGACGTCCAGAAATTTCTTCTATGCTCTCCCTCATGATCTCTCTGTACATTTCCCAATCTCTATCAATATCTCTATTTATTATCTCTGTATTCTACCTATGATTGTCTTTGGTATTGACTTCATATTAGTCACCAAAATATACACTGGCTCAAGCAACGAGTATGTGATGCTTAAGCAGCACATACTTTTTGCAAGTTTTATGCACAGAGTAGAGATTACATATTGCCACTCTACCAAAATATAAGATGTGGCATATGGTGAGGCGTGACTACCAATTTCAGATTGGTTAAATGGATAGATATTGGAAGAGTACTTACTGGCAAGTAAAATTATCCCTAGCAAGTACATTTTTACGACTAAGGGTACTCTTTATTCTCCTTCTCTTGACAACTTGCAGCAAATGTGGTACCTGGAAGAAAGACCAGCCAATGCCATTTATATGTTAATCTtcaattagtaaaaaaaatctaCTTATCACTAATGCAGCACTTATGGAttggaaatatattttatataaatagatatcAAATTGGATAGAAAGCAATTCATAGTCAACTGACTCCTTATCCACACAGCCGTAACTCATCCACAAGAAGAGAATGTAATAcaacaaaaaacactttttagtTGCATACCCTTAAAACAGCAGGTATATAAAAGGATCCACTAGGAGAATTGACAGTCCGATCATAATATTCCAGAACATCAGCCTGTAAAAAACAAAACCTGTACTAACTTCAATTCTAAAAATCAGAGCAGGATATGCAAGCGCTATTGATTAAAAGCATAAATATCACAAAGATCATAATCAAAGACGATTATTTCCGTCAATCATTCAACATTATGACAAGTCTCAGTGTTAAAAGCTTGCAGACTATATTTTCCTTATACTGGGTGTAAGTAGAAGATTATTTATGCTTGGAATACTTATCAAAATACAAGTTACAGTCATAAATAGCATTTTCCGATGATAGCTAAGGCACTTGTCACAACTCACAGTTACTTAAACTTGGCAAAATAAAGTAATCTTAAGTAACAAAAAACACTACTAACACAACATACTAATCTTTATTAACAGAAATTAAATTCAACCTTCTCCATAAACTCCAAACAGATAGCACGTTTCCAGCAAACAACATTAATCGGCCTGAAACAACACAACTCAAAACACAATAAGCACCATATAATACAAcatgagaaaaaaaattcaacacaatatataaaaattgcaAAACAACTGTTCTCACGTGATCACGAGGCTAATTATAACTATACATTAAACAATTAGACAGTAACGAAAACTCAAAATCACTCAATATATATACCTGTAAGAGATATCAAGTACTAAACCTCGAAAACACGACAAATCATCCCTAACGTACTCCGGATCATCGAAAAACAAATCATAACCGACATTATAGCTACTTCCATCACCGCTATCAACAGGCTGTTTAAACTTATAACTCTCAGAAGATGATGACACTGATGACGAAGACGAAGCAAACAATTTCGTGCTACTGCTTCCATTGAACTTGACTTTACGCTTATGAGATCGTAACCGCGTGATCGACTGATCGCGCGGTTCGAATCCGATCAACATGCCGTCGCCGTTGAACAACGGCTTCACTTGAGTGTGTGCTTTGATCAACTGTGCCATTGCGATCACTGTAGAAATATAAACTCTTGTAATGCAATTGATTAGATTTTGATTCGAGTTTCGATCAGATGATTGCGATTTGCACGTTATGAACTTCGATTGAGAAGATGAACACGGAAATGTTTTGATCACGTTTGTGTTTGTGTAATTGTGTGTATTTTTTGAAGAGAAATTGAATTTGTGACgctgaaaaatatgaaaattctgTTACCACATGTTTTCGGCTCCCGATTTAAATATCTCTTTTTGCTAGGTAATATGCCTAATATTCTTATTGGTTCGGTGCAACTATATCACCGATATTTTGTTTCGCTTTTAATTTGGTCCCTGGAGTTCAAAAGTTACCCTTTTTTGTTATATAGTTAGGCTTATAGGTCTGCAAATTGGTAATGGTTTTAATAGATCATGCTTGAAAATACATAATTTAACagattataaatttaagatCCAATAACCAAATATCATATATCAGTTAAGTTCAAGATTCTGAGATGTGTCAAATTACTATGTGTGTTTGGTAAAATAAATTAGGTCCTTATTAaggatttattttcttaaaagaaattacatattttttataaatttttggatataaatattaagGAGATGTTTCATATTCATTATGTGATAAAACAAATAAGGgcttatttcataaaaaaaaaatagaattttatatatttttctccatAAATAAgctcttatttctgaaaaataagtgtAGCCAAACAGACAACATATTGCAAGAATATAGAAAATTTTAATGTGTGTGTACTTAGGATAAGAAATTTACACCGTAGTCGAAAGCTTGAGTATTATGATGAACTTACAGATGTTGTGATCTTTTGCCAGTACAAATACAGATGTTGATTTTGAACGTTAACAAATCATTAAGATGATAATACAAGGTTCCAGGCTCTTTACATGATTACACAACTAATTAAGTTATTTTTCTTCTGTGTACATGATCCCTCTTCCTGATCAACACTCCACATTCACATTTGGACTTGGACTTCTAGAATACGTCGAGGCGAGGAGCTCATCATAATGGTGGAGTATGGCTGCGGCTTTTAAGCCCGGCTTCTAGATTTATAAGTTCGAAGCACTTATTCGACGATTTCTTTGATCAAACGTGAAATAGCAGCAGCCTTTTTTGGATCAATCATATCAATATAGAACTCAACATAAAGATCAGACGAACTCTTTGATGAAACTTAAAATAGCAGCAGCCCTTCTCGGATCAATCATATCAATATTATGGAATCCAACATCATCAAACTTGGCTTCCACCATCACCCCACTCATCACCAACATTTTCACAAATTCTTGTTGTCGATCAATCAAAGGATCACCCCCAAATCCAATAACCAAACACCTCCcaatgaat
This genomic window contains:
- the LOC108227843 gene encoding uncharacterized protein LOC108227843, whose product is MAQLIKAHTQVKPLFNGDGMLIGFEPRDQSITRLRSHKRKVKFNGSSSTKLFASSSSSVSSSSESYKFKQPVDSGDGSSYNVGYDLFFDDPEYVRDDLSCFRGLVLDISYRPINVVCWKRAICLEFMEKADVLEYYDRTVNSPSGSFYIPAVLRVPHLLQVVKRRRIKSTLSRKNVLARDNFTCQYCSSTENLTIDHVIPIALGGEWTWENLVTACARCNSRKGQKTLEEANMKLNKTPKAPKDYNIVAIPLTNAAVQMLKMRKGTPEEWQEYLA